A window of Cryptomeria japonica chromosome 3, Sugi_1.0, whole genome shotgun sequence contains these coding sequences:
- the LOC131874267 gene encoding uncharacterized protein LOC131874267, giving the protein MSIKSSARKKKEWRYPALCRFLRSESSVSHRPLPFAINGEITEHSSGVGNVLDARRFLKGNGLVESTNKNLIRLIKRIGSEYKREWHHHLRSALWADRITPKQIFKKSPYKLVYGKDALFPTSLEISALQLLKSMEVAENNPMTIRLAKVMELEEARETIFAALQDRQETIKRWFDSKKSSNLIFRLGNLVLKYNERAAKPSQHAKFDCLWEGPFRILNCKGFNAFKLEDIDGDPL; this is encoded by the exons ATGAGTATCAAATCTAGTGCCcgtaagaaaaaagaatggagatatccggcTCTGTGTAGATTTTTGAGATCTGAATCGAGCGTTTCTCACAGACCACTACCCTTTGCCATCAATGGAGAAATTACTGAGCACAGTAGTGGGGTCGGAAATGTTCTCGATGCTCGACGGTTTCTCAAG GGGAATGGACTTGTTGAGTctactaacaagaacttgatcagacTTATTAAAAGAATAGGTTctgaatataagagggagtggcaccatcatTTGAGAAGCGCATTATGGGCAGATCGCATAACACCTAAACAAATCTTTAAAAAATCCCCATATAAGCTGGTATATGGAAAAGATGCACTTTTCCCCACGTCTCTAGAGATCTCAGCCCTACAGCTACTGAAGTCCATGGAGGTGGCGGAGAACAACCCTATGACCATAAGATTAGCGAAGGTTATGGAGCTAGAAGAGGCAAGGGAGACAATCTTTGCGGCTCTCCAAGACAGGCAGGAAACCATCAAAAGGTGGTTTGACAGCAAAAAGAGCTCCAATCTGATTTTCAGGCTTGGGAACCTCGTGCTGAAATACAATGAAAGGGCGGCGAAGCCCAGCCAACACGCCAAGTTCGATTGCCTGTGGGAAGGGCCTTTCCGCATTCTAAATTGCAAAGGTTTCAACGCATTCAAACTCGAAGACATTGATGGAGACCCCCTCTAG